Proteins found in one Sorghum bicolor cultivar BTx623 chromosome 1, Sorghum_bicolor_NCBIv3, whole genome shotgun sequence genomic segment:
- the LOC8054345 gene encoding filament-like plant protein 4 has protein sequence MDRRSWPWKKKSSDKSSNADALHNSNHAEQEDKAPKFVQLSPETYAHLTESEEKVKVLEENVKVLNEKLSAAQSEITTKDALVKQHAKVAEEAVSGWEKAEAEASALKLQLETVTLSKLAAEERGAHLDGALKECMKQVRTVKEEGEQKLHDVVFAKTKQWEKIKAEFEAKLLEFEQELIRAGAENDALTRSLEERAELLMKIDEEKAQAEAEIEILKSTIQSGEREINSLKYELHVVSKELEIRNEEKNMSVRSADVATKQHQEDVKKISKLEAECQRLRGLVRKKLPGPAALAQMKMEVESLGREYGDHRVRRSPAKNSSFHRPMSPMSPVPDYAIENIQQMQRENEFLTARLLTMEEETKMLKEALTKRNSELQSSRSMYAKTAGKLRSLEVQMLTGNQHKSPSTPNMDIHFDGALSQNGSNPPSMTSMSEDGVDDEGSCTESWANALVSELSQLKKEKVAKSSATESSNRLELMDDFLEMERLACLSSEVNGNGSTIDKMKIDDVGATLSGSTERDGVKDLQSASPMSETPSNKQRLSEKSSLSKFQSRISSLLDSESPENNAGKVLDSIRNILKDIEDEADSVNANGTLNSESKCAMDQELKNAILKIQDFVKLLDQEVSKFQGQSSDYDGLCEKTRQFSALVDKVLSNGDVLNDIVMALSVILSETSQIKFTMLRDNSNEAESNNLDCVDKVTLLENKVQPEPVKDNVSGLCPLLPHSSSDPEFEGPADAAFDVKTAVKVCSPEEYEQLKSEKTNLEGELAKCNEIIEETKVRLSDMEKNLEDLRSKLADSEKSNSLSETQLKCMAESYKSLESRKIELENEIEVLRSKIDALTAELSDERQSHQEDLVKYRDLEEKMERYEMERSSMLVDEDPDTKLKEKEIAAAAEKLAECQETILILGRQLQAMRPPAESLGSSPNRQRMEEFLQDAVGTTAGEYSQKPSGQPDTDQEILGTGNVSPVNGYKTHMIPSDADGSPFLSPNSSKRPKHRSRSSSSSSFTNHPLPDKQSRGFSRFFAKTKE, from the exons ATGGATCGACGCAGCTGGCCTTGGAAGAAGAAATCATCTGATAAATCATCAAATGCAGATGCGTTGCATAATTCTAATCATGCAGAACAG GAAGATAAAGCTCCAAAATTTGTGCAACTTTCACCTGAAACATATGCACATCTTACTGAGTCAGAGGAAAAAGTAAAAGTTTTAGAAGAAAATGTGAAGGTCCTGAATGAAAAACTCTCTGCGGCACAATCTGAGATCACAACTAAAGATGCTCTTGTGAAGCAGCATGCAAAAGTTGCTGAAGAAGCTGTATCAG GTTGGGAGAAAGCTGAAGCAGAGGCCTCCGCACTGAAGCTTCAGCTAGAAACTGTTACATTGTCTAAGCTAGCAGCTGAAGAAAGAGGTGCACATCTGGATGGTGCATTGAAAGAATGCATGAAACAAGTAAGGACAGTTAAGGAAGAAGGTGAGCAGAAGCTACATGATGTAGTCTTTGCAAAAACCAAACAGTGGGAGAAGATAAAGGCCGAGTTCGAAGCAAAATTACTTGAATTTGAACAGGAACTCATAAGGGCTGGTGCTGAGAATGATGCACTCACAAGATCACTAGAAGAGCGGGCAGAACTGTTGATGAAAATTGATGAGGAAAAAGCTCAAGCCGAAGCCGAGATTGAAATCTTAAAGAGCACAATCCAATCAGGTGAAAGGGAGATAAATTCACTAAAATATGAATTGCATGTTGTCTCCAAAGAGCTTGAAATCCGCAATGAAGAAAAGAACATGAGTGTGCGCTCAGCCGATGTAGCAACCAAACAGCACCAGGAAGATGTCAAGAAAATATCAAAGCTTGAAGCTGAATGCCAAAGATTACGCGGCCTTGTTCGAAAGAAGTTACCTGGCCCTGCTGCACTAGCTCAGATGAAAATGGAGGTGGAGAGCTTGGGTAGAGAGTATGGAGACCACAGAGTACGACGATCCCCTGCAAAGAATTCTAGTTTCCATCGGCCTATGTCTCCTATGTCTCCTGTTCCTGATTATGCAATTGAGAACATACAACAAATGCAGAGAGAGAATGAGTTTCTGACTGCCCGTTTATTAACaatggaagaagaaaccaagatgCTTAAAGAGGCATTGACAAAGAGAAACAGTGAGCTGCAATCGTCAAGAAGCATGTATGCTAAGACAGCAGGAAAGCTCCGAAGCTTGGAAGTTCAAATGTTGACTGGAAACCAACATAAGAGTCCATCAACTCCAAACATGGATATTCACTTTGATGGTGCACTGAGCCAAAATGGAAGCAACCCACCTAGCATGACTTCCATGTCTGAAGATGGGGTAGATGATGAAGGAAGTTGTACAGAATCTTGGGCCAACGCTCTGGTATCTGAGCTCTCTCaattaaaaaaagagaaggtGGCCAAGAGCAGTGCGACAGAAAGCTCCAATAGGTTGGAGCTCATGGATGACTTCTTAGAGATGGAGAGATTAGCATGTCTGTCTTCTGAAGTTAATGGCAATGGCAGTACTATTGACAAAATGAAGATAGACGATGTTGGGGCTACTTTGTCTGGCTCTACTGAAAGAGATGGTGTTAAAGATTTGCAGTCAGCTTCACCAATGTCAGAAACTCCATCTAATAAACAGCGTCTGTCTGAGAAATCTTCGCTTTCGAAATTCCAGTCAAGAATATCTTCCTTACTGGATTCTGAATCACCAGAGAATAATGCTGGAAAGGTACTTGATAGTATCAGAAACATTCTAAAGGATATTGAAGATGAGGCAGATTCGGTGAATGCAAATGGGACCTTAAATTCAGAGAGCAAATGTGCCATGGATCAAGAACTTAAGAATGCCATATTGAAGATTCAGGACTTTGTCAAGTTACTTGATCAAGAAGTCTCCAAGTTTCAAGGCCAGTCATCTGATTATGATGGGCTATGTGAGAAAACACGACAGTTTTCTGCATTAGTTGACAAAGTTCTGTCAAACGGTGATGTCCTAAATGATATTGTCATGGCACTGTCTGTTATATTGTCAGAAACTAGCCAGATTAAGTTCACAATGTTGAGAGACAATAGCAATGAAGCAGAAAGTAATAACTTAGATTGTGTTGATAAAGTGACTCTACTTGAAAATAAGGTGCAGCCCGAGCCAGTAAAAGACAATGTATCTGGTCTCTGCCCACTGTTGCCTCATTCATCTTCTGATCCTGAGTTCGAGGGGCCTGCTGATGCTGCATTTGATGTTAAGACTGCAGTGAAGGTCTGCTCGCCAGAGGAATATGAACAACTTAAATCTGAGAAGACAAATTTGGAGGGAGAACTAGCGAAGTGCAACGAAATAATAGAAGAAACAAAGGTTAGATTAAGTGATATGGAGAAAAACCTGGAAGACCTCAGATCTAAGTTGGCTGACAGTGAGAAATCAAATAGCTTGAGTGAGACACAGCTGAAGTGTATGGCTGAATCTTACAAGTCACTTGAATCAAGGAAAATTGAATTAGAAAATGAGATAGAAGTGTTACGGTCCAAAATAGATGCTTTAACAGCTGAACTCTCTGATGAAAGACAAAGTCATCAGGAGGACTTAGTTAAATACAGAGATCTCGAGGAGAAGATGGAAAG GTATGAGATGGAGAGGAGTTCAATGCTTGTGGATGAGGACCCAGACACCAAGTTAAAG GAGAAAGAGATAGCGGCTGCAGCAGAGAAGCTGGCAGAGTGCCAGGAGACTATATTGATTCTTGGCCGTCAGCTGCAAGCTATGCGTCCTCCAGCCGAATCACTAGGCTCTTCACCTAA